GGGCGAAGGGAAGGAACACCGGTTGCCGCGCGAGATCGTTCCAGAACGTATCGAGGGTGGACGACCACACGAGGATGCGACCGTCGTCGAGCTTGCTCTCGAGCAAGGCGGGGGCGCCATCATCGAAGCGAGCGAGGACGCCGTGGCCGATGGTGGCGGCGTACGCGCGGTAGCGAAAGAACTTCGCCGAAGAGAAATCGCCGCTGTGGGGAGCGGAGAAGAGCTCGAAAACCGGGCTTCCGTAGTCGAGATAGGACAAGGTCCCCCCGAAATCACGCGCACGATCCACGACGCCGGCCAATGGAGCGGGAAGCAGCCTCGAGGCCGCTTTCGAGAACGCATCGGGTCCGCTCGCCTCTCCGAGGACGACGATCAGCCCCCCTCCCCCGCGGACGAAGCGATCGAGCAGAGTGGCGGCCTCATCGCTCACCGAGGAGACATCGTTGAGCAGCACGACGTCCTTGCCGGTTAGATCGGAAGCCCTCAGCTGACCCATCGGTCTCGCAACGACGCTGAAGGATGGCCGATCGCCGATCTCGAGCGCCCGCTCGATGTAGAGACGCTGCCGCTCGGCGCGTCCAGAGCTCCCTTCCGCCAGCAAGACGGAGAGCGCCTGGCCGGGCCATACGACGAAATGAAAGGTGTCGTCCGCGATCAGATCGTCGTCGTCGATTCGAATCGTGCCTCGGGCGACCCCGGCGGGGAGCGTCAACGGCTCGAAGCTCACGATCGAAGATGTGTTGGGATTCAGCTCGAAGGGCTTCGACTGGACAGAGCGGCCGTTCAGCTCCACGTGAGCGCGGCGGGAAGCGGGCACCGCATCGGCTGGCGCCGCGAAGGCAACTCGCGCCGAAGCGGTGAGGCGCTCGCGCCCCGATTGACTGTCGCGTTCGAGGACGACTTCGGTGACGGAGAGATTCTCCGTCGCCTCGGTGCTCAGATTCACTGGAATGAGCGAGGTACCCGCGGGAAGCCAAACGTCTTCGTCACCTTCCCATCCGTTACGCTGGAAATCGGAGACGAGAACCACTTCCCGGTTGTTTCGGTCCGACTCGTCCACAATCTTCTTCGCCAGCTTGAACGCGGGCTCGTAACGCGTCGTGCGGTCCGAAAGCTCGATGGCATCCACCAGCGAGAGGACCGACTCACGATCGGACGTGGGCTGATTCATGATCTCGGCACGGTTGGAGAACACGATCAGGGAGACGCGGTCGTTGGGATCGAGCGACTCGATCCGGGAGCGCGCCTCGGCTTTCGCTTCAGCCAGTCGATCCCGATAACCCATGCTGTAGGAATTATCGACGAGGAGCACGGTTTCCCGCGGTCCCAGAGGCGAGGCGGACGCTCCTAGGGGTGACTCGAAAAACGGCCGGGCAAAAGCGAGCACCAGAAGAAGCAACGCCAGGCAGCGAAGAGCGAACAGGAGAAGGTGTCTGAGCTTCTGCCGGCGAACGGAACGATAGGGGATGCGGCGAAGGAACATGAGCGAGGGAAACTCGACGACGTCCTTCTTCTCGCGATGGGTGAGATGAATGATGACCGGCACTACCAGGGCCAGGGCACCGAGGAAAAACAATGGTGAAAGAAACGTCATCATCGTCCTTAGTTCGTCGTCGAGACTCTTCCCGAGGCTCCAGCGTTCGTCATCATCTCGTTCTCGTCAGCCGCTCGCGGGTCGCGAGGTAGTGGAACAGAGCATAGTCCAGAGGAACCGAGGTATCGAAGAGCGAGTAGTCGATTCGGTTGTCTCCCAGCGTTCTCGTCAGTCGCGAAACGTGGTCCTGGACGAGGCGACGGTACTCCTCGCGGAGATAATCTGGGATGATGGGAACGGCCTCACCCGATTCGATGTCCCGGTAATTGGCGGCGTCGTCATAGGGGAAGCTAAGCTCCGCGGGGTCGAGCACGTGGAAGACGATGAGATCGTTGCCCTTGTAGCGCAGGCCCTTGACCGAGTCGAGGATCGATTCTGGCTCGTCGTAGAGGTCGGAAATGAGAACCACGATTCCGCGACGGTGGATGGCCTCGGCTACTTTGACCAGGGGCTTGGCGTAGTTGCTCGCGCCGACGGATTTCAACCGGTCGATAACGTGCAGCACGATCTCGAGATGCTTGGCCGAGGGGGGCACGAAATCGACGATGTCCTCGTCGAATGTGACGAGTCCGATCCGATCCCGCTGCTTCTGCGAGAACACGGCCAAAGACGCCGCGAGATAACGAGCGTAGTCCAGCTTGGTAATGCCTTCGCTTCCGAAATTCATCGACCGGGAAACATCCAGGAGCAGAGTCAAGCTGGTGTTCGTATCGGCCTCGAACTCCTTGACGTAGAAACGGTCGGTGCGGGCAAACAGACGCCAATCGATCTGTCGGATATCGTCGCCGGGCATATAGGCCCGGTGCTCGGCAAAATCCACCGACCGGCCGAGATAGGTCGAGCGATGCAGCCCGCTGATGAAGCCCTGCACGACACTTCTGGCCAGAAGATTGAGATTGGAGATTCTGGCGAGAACCTTGGGCTCGACGAAGCGACCCAGTCTCTCGTTCTCTATTGCCGACCTTTTGGCCATCGAGCTACATCTGGGATTTCGATACCGGCACGGCGTCCAGCAGCTGGTCCACGATTTTCTCGGAAGTCACCCGCTCCGACTGGGCATGAAAGTTGATCAGAATCCGATGGCGAAACACCGGGCGGGCAAGGGCACGAACGTCCTCGTAGCTGACGTGATAGCGACCCCGCATGAGGGCACGGGCCTTGGCTCCCAGAACGATGTATTGGGCGGCGCGAACGCTCGCACCGTACTCGACCCACTTGTTCACGAAGTCGGGGGCCCCCTCGAATCCCGGTCGCGAGGTCCGGGCGAGGCTCACGGCGTATCGCATGATCGCGTCCGAGACGGGCACCTTTCGTACGAGAGTCTGAAAAGCGAGTATGTCCTCGCCGGTCACGACGTTCGCGAATTCATAGTCTTGAACCGCGGTCGTGTTGCGGACAACCTCGAGCTCGTCCTCCAGGGGCATGTAGTCGATGATGATGTTGAACATGAACCGATCCAGCTGGGCTTCGGGAAGCGGGTAGGTGCCCTCGAGCTCGATGGGGTTCTGGGTGGCGAAGACGAAAAAGGGCTCCTCCAGCGTGTAGGTACGGCCCTGAATGGTGACGCGATGCTCTTGCATGGCCTCGAGCAGCGCCGACTGGGTCTTGGGAGGGGTCCGGTTGATCTCGTCGGCGAGGACGATGTTGTTGAAAATCGGACCGGGCATGAAGACGAGCTCCCGCCTTCCGGTCTGGGGATCCTCCTGCACGAGATCGGTGCCGGTGATGTCCGAGGGCATGAGGTCGGGGGTGAACTGGATGCGGGCGAACTTCAGGTCGAGGACCTGAGCGACGGTGTGCACAATCAGAGTCTTGGCCAGGCCGGGAACGCCAGTGACAATGCTGTTGCCGCCGACGAAGAGGGACAGGAGCACCTGCTCGATCGCCTCCTCCTGACCGACGATGAGCTTCCGGAGCTCACGGGTGATGTCTCCGTAAGCCTTCTTGAGCTGATCGGCGAGATCGATGTCTTCGGCTTTTTCGAGCGCCGTGGTGTCGTCTTCTTTGTGAGCCAAGGGTCTTCCTTTCTCCGCCGCCTGGTATCGGCGAATCAATGGGTCATGCCGTAGATGACATAGTTGACGCCGAGCTTGAAGGCCTCGTTCGATATGTCGATCGGAACCCAGCCCGTGCCCGACCACTCCCAGTAATCCCCGACGTCGTGGTTGTAGTTGGCGATGACCATCAGGCGCTTGTCGGGATCGTTGTCTTCGAAGATACCGTAATACACCGGCTTGTAGCCGGGGAAGGTGGGATGCTCGAAGTCGAGTGTCTCGATGTAGAAGAACGAATCGAAGATCGGGTGGCTGACGTCCAGCTCGACGAGCTGGTAGTCGGGGAATACTTTCCGCATCTGCGTTTCGAAGTTGTACCACTGCCATTCGGTGATGAAGTCGTCGACGACGAGGAACCCGCCTTTCAAAAGATAGGTTCTCAGGCTTTCCGCCTCTTCGTCGGTCGGCATCCAGAAACCGACTTCGCACAGATAGGCCCAGGGATAGCTAAACAGCTCCGGGTCGTCGAGCCCGTAGATGTTGCCCTTGCCCATGTTCGGCTGGATCGTCGTGTGATGCTCGAGGATGGTCATCAGGTTCCGCTCGGCCTGGGGATAGTCGTGATTCCATTTCAGATCGAGTCCACATTGATAAGGACCCCGTCCCCATCGCGTCGGCACGAACTTGAACCGAACGA
This window of the Vicinamibacteria bacterium genome carries:
- a CDS encoding DUF4159 domain-containing protein: MRSRIGIAIIGLVLASVTTPLAASLLRGIDVPYENFPYIGLFTFVRFKFVPTRWGRGPYQCGLDLKWNHDYPQAERNLMTILEHHTTIQPNMGKGNIYGLDDPELFSYPWAYLCEVGFWMPTDEEAESLRTYLLKGGFLVVDDFITEWQWYNFETQMRKVFPDYQLVELDVSHPIFDSFFYIETLDFEHPTFPGYKPVYYGIFEDNDPDKRLMVIANYNHDVGDYWEWSGTGWVPIDISNEAFKLGVNYVIYGMTH
- a CDS encoding BatA domain-containing protein is translated as MMTFLSPLFFLGALALVVPVIIHLTHREKKDVVEFPSLMFLRRIPYRSVRRQKLRHLLLFALRCLALLLLVLAFARPFFESPLGASASPLGPRETVLLVDNSYSMGYRDRLAEAKAEARSRIESLDPNDRVSLIVFSNRAEIMNQPTSDRESVLSLVDAIELSDRTTRYEPAFKLAKKIVDESDRNNREVVLVSDFQRNGWEGDEDVWLPAGTSLIPVNLSTEATENLSVTEVVLERDSQSGRERLTASARVAFAAPADAVPASRRAHVELNGRSVQSKPFELNPNTSSIVSFEPLTLPAGVARGTIRIDDDDLIADDTFHFVVWPGQALSVLLAEGSSGRAERQRLYIERALEIGDRPSFSVVARPMGQLRASDLTGKDVVLLNDVSSVSDEAATLLDRFVRGGGGLIVVLGEASGPDAFSKAASRLLPAPLAGVVDRARDFGGTLSYLDYGSPVFELFSAPHSGDFSSAKFFRYRAYAATIGHGVLARFDDGAPALLESKLDDGRILVWSSTLDTFWNDLARQPVFLPFAHQLVKYAAGYTEANPWHSVGEVTDLTRYWKMMAEKPGEGELLVTTPSSVTRAIVPDEGRPLVTLDEQGFYEIRLAGTSPSASTSLASNLDLTESDLATLDPQELVAAITFHDTSGPAEGSVSQTPAEQENRQSNWWYLLVVAFAILACETILSNRLSRSA
- a CDS encoding MoxR family ATPase; this translates as MAHKEDDTTALEKAEDIDLADQLKKAYGDITRELRKLIVGQEEAIEQVLLSLFVGGNSIVTGVPGLAKTLIVHTVAQVLDLKFARIQFTPDLMPSDITGTDLVQEDPQTGRRELVFMPGPIFNNIVLADEINRTPPKTQSALLEAMQEHRVTIQGRTYTLEEPFFVFATQNPIELEGTYPLPEAQLDRFMFNIIIDYMPLEDELEVVRNTTAVQDYEFANVVTGEDILAFQTLVRKVPVSDAIMRYAVSLARTSRPGFEGAPDFVNKWVEYGASVRAAQYIVLGAKARALMRGRYHVSYEDVRALARPVFRHRILINFHAQSERVTSEKIVDQLLDAVPVSKSQM
- a CDS encoding DUF58 domain-containing protein; the encoded protein is MAKRSAIENERLGRFVEPKVLARISNLNLLARSVVQGFISGLHRSTYLGRSVDFAEHRAYMPGDDIRQIDWRLFARTDRFYVKEFEADTNTSLTLLLDVSRSMNFGSEGITKLDYARYLAASLAVFSQKQRDRIGLVTFDEDIVDFVPPSAKHLEIVLHVIDRLKSVGASNYAKPLVKVAEAIHRRGIVVLISDLYDEPESILDSVKGLRYKGNDLIVFHVLDPAELSFPYDDAANYRDIESGEAVPIIPDYLREEYRRLVQDHVSRLTRTLGDNRIDYSLFDTSVPLDYALFHYLATRERLTRTR